The following is a genomic window from Micromonospora cathayae.
ACGACGTACCCGTGTCATGCGTGGTCGCGTACACCAACTGCCGACCGTTGTACGGCGCGTGCGTGAAGTCCTTCAACGACACCCAACCCGACCTCGGCTGCGCCAGAGGACCCGACGACGACCACCGGTAGTTCGACGGAAGGTCACACGTACCCGGCGGTGGCGTAGTCGGCGGGGTGGTGGGCGTGGTGCCGCCGTCGACCCGGACGAACTGCCACTGCTGGTTGGTGCCGCCCCAGTCGTCGTACTGGACGATGTTGGCGCCGTCGGCGGTGGACGCGCCCTGCACCTCGAGGGCCCGGTTGCTGTTGCGGTTGATCAATCGGACGTAGCCGCCGTCGGAGTCGGCCAGCCGGAACTGCTGGTTGGTGCCGTTGTGGTCGGTCCACTGGTTGATCGCCGCGCCGTTGGCGGTGGAGAAGTTGTAGACGTCCAGGACCTTGCCGGAGTGCCGGGACTTGACCCGGTAGTAGCCGCCGCCGGAGTCGACGAACTGCCACTGCTGCTGGTTACCGTTGTTCCGGGTCCACTGCGTGATCCGGCCACCGTCGGCCGTGGACAGGTTGTACACGTCCAGGGCCTTGCCGCTGTTGCGGTTCACCAGCACGTACCACGCGTTGGTGTCGACCGTCGCCGCCGCGGCCGGGGTCGACACCACCGCCGCGGCCACACCACCGGCCAGTACGGTCGCCACGCCGGCGGCGAGGGTCCGCAGCAACCATCCACGTCGCCGCGACGGCGGCGCGATCGATGGAGATGTACCAAAGGCAGACATGATCCTCCTTCAATGACCAAGCCCGAACGGTCTGCCCGAGGCCGGGCGCACCGCGCTGTGTCACCGGACGGCGCGCGAGGGGGTTGTTATCGCTAACAATCCGCTCGCCGGTTCCGGCGCACACCTGAACCCAGGTCCGACGAAGCAGGCTCGCCCGGTAAGCCACACAGCCGCCGTCACCCTTGACCATCGACTCTCGGCGATAACATGCCGTTCGTCAAGTCGTAACGCTCCTGATTCACCGCTTCGCCGACCCGCCGCAGCCCTCCTCGCCGGCCATCCCACGGGCATCGCCCGCCCACCGGCCGGAGCGGGACGGACCCTTCGGGCGACGACGAATGATGGCGTTAACATCGACGCGGACTCATGGCGTGGCCGGACGGTCACGCGGTCCGGATCACCCCGGTGACACCGGCCCGGATGCCCCCGGCTCCGGTGACTCCGCGCCCGCCCGGCGCTCCCGGCCGCCACCGGCCCCGGCTCGGGTCCGCCGACCGGAGCCGCCTCGTGTAGAAAGCACAGATAGCCGGCCGCCGTACCGGAGATGCCAGGGCGCGCCGGCCGCACGGGCACCACCGAGGGCACCAGAAAGGGATGTCGAGCCGATGGACCCGATGACCCTTCACGAAGGTGCCGGCCTGCGATGATCCAGGCCGTCGGACTGGTCAAGCGTTACGGACGGGTGGCCGCGGTGCAGGAAGCCAGCTTCTCCGCCCGCCCGGGGCGGGTGACCGGCTTTCTCGGGCTCAACGGGTCGGGAAAGACGACGACGCTGCGGATGCTGCTCGGGTTGGTTCGTCCGACGGCCGGTGAGGCCCGGATCAACAACCGGCGCTTCCGCGATCTGTCGCATCCGGCCCGGGAGGTCGGTGCCGTCCTCGAACAGGGGATCAGTCACCCCGGCCAGTCCGGCCGGGCCCATCTGACGTCCCAGGCGATCCTGGCCGGTGCGGGGCGGTCCCGCGTGGAGGCGCTGCTCGATCGGGTCGGGCTGACCGAGGCGGCGGACCGACGCAGCGGCAACTACTCGTTGGGCATGCGGCAGCGCCTGGCGGTGGCCACCGCCCTGCTGGGCGACCCGCCGACGCTGGTCCTCGACGAGCCGGCGAACGGCCTCGATCCGGAGGGTGTCGCCTGGCTCCGCCAACTGTTGCGCGACCACGCCGGGCAGGGCGGCACCGTGCTCATCTCGAGCCACCTGCTCGCCGAACTGGCGCACCTCATCGACGACGTCGTGATCATCGCGAAGGGGCGGGTGACCTGTGAGGCACCGCTCGCCGACCTGTACGGCGCATCCGGCCGGCTGCGGATCCGCAGCCGTGACCAGCATCGGTTGTGGCAGGTGTTCGAGCGGGCCGGCGGGCGGGTCACCCGGAACGGGGACGCCCTCGAGGTGGTGGGCCTCACGCCGGAGCACGCCGGGGAGATCGCTTTCCACGCCCGGGTACCCCTGCACGAACTGACCGTCGAGACCCCGGACCTGGAACAGATCTTCCTCGACCTGGCGGCGGCCTGATGTTCGCCGTCATCCGCAGCGACCTCCACCGGACGGCGACCATCCGGTCCAGTCGGATCTTCCTGCTCGCCTTCGTCGTGCTGGGCCTGCTCATCGGGTGGGTCAACGCCGACTCCTGGGGACTCGTGGCGGGCATGGCCGCGTTCGGCCTCGCCGCCATGATCGTGGCCCAGCACCACCAGCACCGGACGGCCGTACTGCTCCATCTCGCCGTACCGAGGCGCATGTCGGTGCTCGCCGGCCAACTGATCGCGGCGGCGGTCGTGACCACCGCCCTGGTCGCGGCGAGCGGCCTCACGCTCCTGGCCGGAGGCGAGGCCGACCGGTATCGGAACCTGCTGACCGTCGTCCCCCTGATGGCGGTCTTCGGGGCCGCCGGTGTGACCGTGGTACGTCGGTCGACCTGGTTCTTCTTCGGTTGCGCGGGGTGGTTCGTCTTCGTCGAGGGCCTGGTCGGCAGGTTGCAGACGCCGCTGCCGTTCACCGCGTTCCTCAGCGCCGGCAGTGGCGACGTGCGCGGTCTGCTGCTCGCCTCGGGATGGACCGCCCTGGCGGTCATCGCCGCCGGCTTCGCGTTGGGCCGTGACCTGACGGGCGACTGAGGGTGTGCCGGGCCCGGTCGGACAGTTCCGGCCGCGACCGGGTTGCCCGTCCGTAGGACTGCTTACCTACCCGGTCGTCGCGCGGGCCACAGCGGGAGGTCGCCGACGCCGGTGAGGCGGGCCAGGTCGCGGCACCCGAGGAGAGCGAAGTCACACATGTCAATGTAGAGTTTCTTCGATGTGAAGTGGCGGGTCGCTGGCGCGACCTGCCGGGGCAGCGCCGCCTCCACCGAATGGAACCGACGATGTCTGGGGAGAACAGACCATGAACGAACATCGGGAGAGGCGGCTGCGGACCCGCTGGCGGCAGGCAGCCCGTACCGCGGTCGCGGCGGCGGCCTCCGTCGGGATCGCCGTGCTGGCCATCGGATTCACGGCGGGCGCGGCCCAGGCGACCGCCAGCCCGGCCGACCGGGGCACGTCGAACGTCTCGCTCGCCGCCGCGCCGGTGTCCCGGGTCGCCGCAGGCGATCTGCACACCTGTGCGATCCGTACCGACGGGACGCTCTGGTGCTGGGGCAACAACTTCTACGGCCAGCTCGGCGACGGAACCAACACGAACCGGACCGGACCCGTCCGGATCGGCGACGCCACCACCTGGGCGCGTATCGACGCCGGCAGCAGCAACACCTGCGCGGTACGCACGGACGGAACGCTGTGGTGCTGGGGTGGCAACAGCAACGGCCAGCTCGGCGACGGGACGACCACGAGGCGGAACAGCCCGGTACGGGTCGGTGACGCCACCACCTGGGCCAGCGTCAGCACCGGTGCCAACCACACCTGCGCCATCCGGACCAACGGCACCCTGTGGTGCTGGGGCCTGAACCGGCACGCGCAGCTCGGTGTCGGCACCTCCCCCTACGTGTCGACCACGCCGGTGCAGGTCGGTACGGCGACCACCTGGGCGAGCGTCACGACCGGCTACGCGCACACCTGCGCCACCCGCACCGACCGGACCCTGTGGTGCTGGGGCAGCAGCTCGGACGGACAGCTCGGTCTCGGTATCCGGGAGTACCGGGGCACACCGACGCAGGTGGGCACCGCGACGTGGAACGGCGTGACGGCCGGCTACGTGCACACCTGCGCGGTCCGCACCGACGGGACCCTGTGGTGCTGGGGCGAGAACGGTTACGGTCAGGTGGGCGGGGGCACCGGCTTCCAGACCACCCCGCTCCAGGTCGGCACCGCCACCAGCTGGGCACGGGTGGAGGCGAGCATCGACTCGTCGTGCGCGACGCGCACCGACGGCAGCCTCTGGTGCTGGGGCAACAACGGCTCCGGGCAGCTCGGTGACGGCACCACCACCCACCGGTCGACCCCGACCCGGGTCGGCACCGGCACCACCTGGGCGGACAGCTTTGCCGTCTCCTACCACGCCTGCGCGGCGCGCACCGACGGCAGCCTGTGGTGCTGGGGCGACAACTCGTTCGGGCAGCTCGGCGACGGCACCACCACCAACCGGCCGACCCCGACGCAGGTGGCCCTGCCGGGCTGACCTCCGCCGGTTGACGACCTGTGCCGTCGGTCCGCGCCACCACCGTCCCACGGCGCGGACCGACGGCACCACCCTGTCGACGCCGCAGTCAGGTGCCGGCGAACCCGGACGGCGTCACGCTGACGTTCGAATCCAGAGAGGCTGGACCACGTGACCGACCACCTCCTGACCCGGACCACGTCGCCCGACGGTCCCGCACCAGGACCATCGCGGAGCACCCGACCGTCACACCGGTTGCTCGTCGCGCTGGTGACCGCCGTGGCCGCGATCACCGCGACGGTGGGCGGCGTCGCCGTCACGTCGTCGCCGGCCGCCGCCACCACCGATCAGTTCCGGGGGATGAACTGGGCCGTGCTGGGTGACAACTTCAGCACCGGGCCCCTCGTCGTACAGGGCCTGAGCCCGTCCGACAGCAACGCCACCGTGCGGGCCAAGGCCAATGCCCTCTACGACGACATGGCCTCCGGCATGGGGGTCAACACCGTCCGGCTGCCCATCAACACCCACACGGTGGGGACGACGTGGTGGGAGGCCTACCGGGGGGCCATCGACGCCGCCACTGCCCGCGGATTCAAGGTCATCCTGGCCTACTGGGAGGACGGCGCCGCCTCCGGCGGCAGGATCACGAACCTCGCCGCCTGGAACGCGATGTGGTCCACGGTGACCAGCACGTACGGCTCGAACCCGAACGTCTACTTCGAGCCGATGAACGAGCCGCACGGCTACAGCTCGGCGGAGTGGCGCAACGTGGCGGCCGACTGGCTCAGCTACCACCACTCGGCGGTGCCCGGCCGGGTGCTCATCGGCGGCACCGGCTTCAGCCAGGACCTGCGGGACATCTGCACCGACAGCCGCTTCAACTCGACGCTGCTCTCCTTCCACTACTACGCGTTCTTCTACGGCGCGATGACCTACGACGCGTTCCGGAGCCACATCCAGGTCCGCCTCGGCAACTGCGCGTCCCGCGCGGTCGCCACCGAGTTCGGCGCGCCCATGAACGACGGCCGCAACTACGCCGACGCGAACAGCACCGACAACTTCGTGCGCTACCTCCGCGCCATGGCCCAGGTCATGCGGGACAACCGGATGGGCGGCACCTACTGGCCGGCCCTCGGCGGCAAGCCCGGCAGCATCGGCTACGACTGGTACTCGATGTTCTCGCTCACCGGCAGCGGCACCGACCTGCACCTGACCGTCCGGAACACCTCCGGCGCGGACCGGATCCGCTACGCGTGGGGCGACACCGTGGGCGACGGCCCCACGACGCCCCCGCCGCCGACGGGAACGTTCTACCGGGTCGACGTGCGCCACAGCGGCAAGGCCATGGACGTCCAGGCCCCGAACACCGAGAACGGCTCGCGCGTGGGCCAGTACACGTACGGTGGTCACGCCTGGCAGCAGTGGCAGTTCCAGGACGCCGGCAGCGGCTACTGGCGCGTCGTCAGCCGGCACAGCGGGAAGTGCCTCGACGTGGTGGGCGCTTCCACCGCCGACGGTGCCGAACTCATCCAGTACACCTGCGGCAGCGGCACGAACCAGCAGTTCCAGCTGGTCGCCAACGGCGGCTACTTCCAGCTCCGGGCCCGGCACAGCGGCAAGTGCGTGGACGTGCCGTCCCTGTCGACCGCGGACGGCGTGGTCCTCAAGCAGTATCCGTGCAACACCGGCGCGAACCAGCAGTGGTCACGGGTAGCCGTCTGACGGTCGGCTCGACGTGACCACCGGTCCACGGGTACGGCCGGGGCGGGGTTCGGCGTCGGCCGTCGGACAGACGGCCGACGCCCCGACTCCCGGGCCGGTCACCGGCCCAGCAGCCGCCACGTCTGGTTCAACGGGTTGCCCTGGCTGACCGCGTTGCAGGTCCACTGGTGGACCGGTGCCCGTACCGCCGTGGAGACCGTACTGACGTCGACGCACTTGCCGCTGTGGCGGGCCACGAGCTGGTGGTCGTGCGGGTCGTTGCCCGGGTAGCTCACCCGGCGGAGGGTGAACTGCTGGTTGGGGCCGTTCGTGCAGGTCCACTGGTGCACGGCCGCGCCGTCCGCGGTGGACACGCCGCTGACGTCGAGGCATTTGCCGCTCTGCTGGTTGACGACCGTGTACGTGTCGGCCACGCCGGCCACCGGGCGGAAGTTCCAGAGCTGCTGGTCACCACCGTCGCAGTAGTTCTGCTGCTGGACGGTGCCGTCGGCGGTGCCCGATCCCGGGTTGTCCAGGCACTGCTGGGAGTGCTGGGCCACCGCCACCGACTGGAAGCCACCGTCCGAGGGCGGCAACAGGGTCACGGTGTACGTGTCGGTCTGGTTGGTGTACGGCAGGGTCACCCTGGCGTTGTTGGCGGCGAGGTTGACCACGCTGTTCGAGACCGTGACCGGCCCCTGCACCGCGCCGCCGCCGTTGTGCGGGATGCGTTGGGTGAGGACGCGGACCTGGTTGTTCTGCACGATGCCGCTGGTCGTGTCCAGTCGTTGCAGGTCGACGGTCAGGTTTCCGGTGGTGCGCCCACCGCCGACCAGGACCTTCGCCGCGCCGGTCGCCTTGGTGGCGTACGCGTCGTAGGACGGGCTGGCGGTCACCGCGACGATCTGCCCGGTCTGGGAGGCGTAGTACCGGTAGGCCCACCATTCGCCCTTGGGCTGGTGCTGGCCGGCCGCGTTGCGGACCAGCAGGTTGCCGAGGTCGTTGTGCAGGTTGCCACCGCCGGCCCAGTTGGCCCGGAGGCCGTCCGCGCGGACCCGTTCCAGCCGGGCGATGTACCAGGCGCCGTCGGCCGGGTTCTGCTCGTCGGGGGCACCGTACTCGTTGATCTGGTACGGGCGTGGGTGCGGGATGCCGCGCGGGTCGAGGGTGGCGTTGGCGGCGGCGACGTTGGCGACCGGGTCGCCCGGCAGCGAGTGCCAACTGACGATGTCCGGCACCGTGTTGGTCGAGCGGACGAAGTCCAGGTACTGGTTCCAGAAGGCGTGCGTGGTGGACGGTACGCAGGCGCAGCTGGGCCCGACGATGAGCTGGTCGGGGAACTCCGCCCGGATGCGCTGGTGGGTGCGCCGCCACAGTTCGAGGTACTGCGCGATCGGGCGGTTCCAGAACAGGGTGATGTTGGGTTCGTTCCAGATGTCCCACTGCACGGACAGCCCGGACGCCCGGACGTCGTTGACGAGGCGGGTCAGGAAGTTGTCGTAGTCGGTCCAGTTGCCGTTGTCGCCGGGGAAGCGGGAGATCGCCGCTCCGTCCGCGCCCCACAGGTCGTGCGGCAGGATGATGAACTGGCCGCCGAGGGCGATGGTCCGGCGGGCCTGGGCGAGGGTGGAGTTCCAGCGCCGGTCGTAGCTTCCGCCGACCCAGCCGCTCCCGGGGAGCTGCGCGCCCCCGGCGCGCATGTACTGGAACCTGACGTCCCGGTAGAAGTGGTCGGCCGGACCGCTGGCGTTCTCGGTCATGCCGTAGATCCAGCCGGACGCGCGGTAGGTCGGCGTGCCGGTGGTGGTGGCGAAGTTGACGGTGATCGACTCGTCGGCGGCCTGGGCCGGGGACCCGGCGACGGTCACGGCGGCGGTGGCGGCGAGCAGGGCGACCACGAGGCGGGCGACGAACGCACGGGATCCTCCTGGCCTGCCGCGGGACGGGGTTTTCACGGGCGGCTCCTTGGTGGGCGTGGGGGACGCGCTCCGGAGACGGCACTTGCGAATCGATTCGAACGGATCGTAAGACCGCAAACTGAAGCATGTCAATGAAGTGACGCACCGATGAAGCCGATGTTTCCCTGCCAGTACGAAGACGTGGTGAGCGCCCTTGACCGTCGGCTGTGGACGGACTTACGTTCGTGCGAACCGATTCATCGAACCGATTCGCATCATGATCGGGCCGCGATCCGTCCCGCAGGTGTCGGCCCCCACCTCCCACCCGACGATCGACACGAAGCGAGGCAGGACATGACCGGACCCAGCCGTCGGCGGCACCTGGCCGCCGTCGCCGTGATGGCGCTCGCCGTGGCGGCGGGTACCGCCTGCTCGCCGTCCGCCGACGACCCCGGCGGCGACGACAGCTACCTCGTCTGGGACCCGTATCCGCAGTTCGCCGACGACTCGGCATGGGTCGCGCTGCTCCGCAGGTGCGGCAGCGCCACCGGGGTGACGGTCGAGCGGACCGGCCACGACACCACCGACCTGACCAACAAGGCGCTCCTCGCCGCCCAGCAGGGCAACTCGCCGGACGTGTTGATCGTCGACAACCCGGTCGTCTCGACACTGGCCGAGGCCGGCGTGCTCACCACCACCGACGACAACGAGCTGGACGTCTCGGCCATGGCGGCGAACCTGCTCGGCGCCGGCCAGAGCGGGGGCAGTACGTACGGGGTACCGATCGGGGCGAACACCCTCGCCCTCTACTACAACAGGGACCTGCTGAGCGCCGCCGGCGTCGACCCGGCCACCATCAGCGGCCGCCCGGCGGTCCGGCGCTGAGCTTCGTACTGCTGATCGCGCAGATGATCCCGGGAATCGTCATGGCGATGGGCTTCTACGCCAGCTACCTCCAGCTCGGCGTCCTGAACACGCTCCCCGGCCTGATCCTGGCCGACTCGACCCTGGCGGTGCCGTTCGCCGTGTTGATCTTCACGGCCTTCATGTCCGGCATCCCCGACGAGCTGCTCCAGGCCGCCGTGGTCGACGGTGCCGGTCGGCTGCGCACCTTCTGGTCCGTCGTGCTGCCGGTCAGCCGAAACTCGATCATCACGGTGTCGCTGTTCGCGTTCCTGTGGGCCTGGTCGGACTTCGTCTTCGCGTCGACCCTCGCCGGCGGCGGCCGGCACCAGCCGATCACCCTCGGCATCTACCACTACATCGGCAACAACAACCAGCAGTGGAACGCCATCATGGCCACCGCCGTCGTCGCCTCCGTCCCCGCCGCGGCGCTCCTGGTCCTCGCCCAGCGGTACGTCTCGGCGGGCGTGACCGCCGGTGCCATCAAGGACCGACCGCCCGAACCACAGGCACCGTCAAGGACCGACCACCCGAACCGTCGCTGCCGTCAAGGACCGACCGCCCGAACCACAGAAAGGCATCCGCCGCCCATGACCGTCGCCCCGTCCGGTCCGGAGTTCCCCATCCAGGAGATCCCGTTCAGCCACCACGGATCCTGGTTCGACCTCTCCCCGGTGGTGGCCGAGAAGACGTACGCCGACGACCTGCACCTGGTCTCCCACCAGACCGGGCTGCATGCCGTCCTGCGCCTCACCCCCACGGTCGCCGGCACCACGGTCGTCGCCACACCCACGCTGCTGACCTGGCGCAGCGGCACCGGCCGGATCGAGGCCGTCTACGACGGGACGGACACCCTACGGATCCGGGGCCGGCGGATCGGCCTGCGGATATCGGCGGCGGCGCACACCCTCACCCCGTTCAGCGGCACCTACCTCTACCTCGACCCGGTCGACGGGTCACACGTGTTCACCTCGTACGAGACCGGTCGCCGCTACCGGATCACGGTGCTCTCCGGCGTCCTCCTGCGGGCCGCCGGGGTGACGGCGCTCGGCACCGCCGACCGGTTCCTCGAACTCGCCGGCGACCAGCCCTGGGAGATCGCGATCGAGGAGTACGCCACCGCCCGCCGGCCGTACGCCGGATCCGTCGCCTTCGAGCGGTTGTGCCGGGACCGGAGCGCCGAGTTCACCGCCTTCGTCGAGGCGGTCGCACCGTGGCGGGGCCCGGACACCCCGGCCGCCGAACTGGCCGCGTACGTACTGTGGTCGGCCACTGTCGCCCCGGCGGGCTTCGTCACCCGGCCGGCCGTCCTCATGTCCAAGCACTGGATGGACAAGGTGTGGAGCTGGGACCACTGTTTCAACGCGATCGCCCTGGCCCCCGGCGAGCCGGAACTGGCCTGGCACCAGTTCCACCTGCCGTTCGACCACCAGGACGAGTCCGGTGCCCTGCCCGACTCGGTGGCCCACTCCGAGGTCCTGCACAACTACGTCAAGCCGCCCATCCACGGCTGGGCGCTGCGCCAGCTACGCCGACGCCTCCCCCAGCCGCCGGACCGGGCGGCGCTGGCCGAGACGTACGACCGGTTGGCCCGCTGGACCGGGTTCTGGCTCGACGCGCGTCGGGCCCCCGGTCAGGATCTGCCGCACTACCAGCACGGTAACGACAGCGGCTGGGACAACGCGACGACCTTCGACGACGACCCGGTCCTCCAGACCGCCGACCTCGCCTCGTTCCTGGTCGCGCAGCTCCGCTGCCTGGCCGACCTGGCCACCGAACTGGGCGAGCCCGCCTACCGGTGGTCCCGGGAGGCCGACCGGATCCGTCAGGGGATGCTCCGGGACCTGTGGGACGGCACTCGCTTCATCGCCCGCAGTCCCCGTACCGGACGGCGGCGGGCGAGCCGCAGCCTGCTCGACCTGATGCCCGTCACCCTCGGGGCCGACCTGCCCGCGCCGGTCACCGCCGCACTGGCCCGGGGCGTCGAGAGCCACCTGACCACGCACGGGCTGGCCACCGAGCCGACGGACTCGGCCCACTACCTCGCCGACGGCTACTGGCGTGGGCCGATCTGGGCACCCTCCACCGTCCTGGTCGAGGACGGTCTGCGGCGGGCCGGGCAGACCGGGCTCGCCGACGACATCGGTCGACGGTTCCTCGCCCTGTGCGAGAAGTCCGGGTTCGCGGAGAACTTCGACGCCGAGACCGGTGCCGGGCTCAGGGACCGGGCGTACACCTGGACCGCCAGCAGCTACCTCATCCTCGCCGCCACCCGGGCTGAGCGGCGGGTCACGGGTGGCTGATTCGCGCCGACCCGGTGGTCCCGGCCCCGGGCCTTCTCCGTTCGGGTCCTCGACCAGCTCAGCGGGACCGGGCCGGGCCGGTGCTGGAACGCAACGAGACGGGCGGGCGGTAGAGCCGGTGGCGGGGCACCACCCCGGGCGTGGCGATGATCTCCAGCAGGAACGACACCGCCTCGGCGCCCATCTCCACCATCGGCACGTCCGCAGCGGTCAACGGCGGACGGAAGTCCTCCGCCCAGTGCCGCGCGGCCACGCCGGTGACGGAGAAGTCGCCCGGCACGGACAGTCCGGCGCTGGTCAGCGCACGCTGGATCCCGGGCAACGCGGCCTCGTTGATGGTGGCCAACGCCGTGACGTCCGGACAGGTCGCGAGCAACTGCTCCACGCACGCCTCGCCGGAGGCCGTGTCGTCACCGCAGCAGACCTCCACGCCGGTCAGGCCCCGCTCAGCCGTCGCCGCCCGGAACCCGGCCAGCGCCCGGTGACTGGGGCCGTAGCCCGCGGCCACCAGCTCCTCGGAGCGGTTCACCAGGGCCACCTGCCGGTGCCCCAGATCGGCCAGGTGGTGCACGCACCGGGCGATCAGCCCGGCGTAGTCGACGTCGATCCAGCTCATGCCGTGCGGCTCCGCGGTCCGGCCGATGGTGACGAACGGCAGACCGGCCCGGGTCAGCCGGAGCACCCGGTCGTCCGCCAACCGGATCTCCATCAGGATCACACCGTCCACCCGGCGTCCGGTGACGATCCGCTCGAACGACCGGTCGTGGTCGCCACCGGACGGCGACAGCAGCACATCGAGGTCATGGCGGGCGGCGGCCTCGACGACGCTGGCGACGAAGCCCAACTGCATGTCGGTCAACCGCTGGCTCGCCGGCGGGATCACCAGCCCGAGGGTGCGGGTACGCCCTTCCTTCAGGGCACGGGCGCTGGCGTTCGGCCGGTAGCCCAGCTCGTCGATGACCGCCTGGATCCGTTGCCGGGTGCCCTCCGACACGCTCCGCTTTCCACTCAGCACATAGGACACGGTGCTGCGGGACACCCCCGCGCGGCGGGCGATCTCCCCGATGTTCATCCACCGCCCCCGAACCGATTCCCGCCCGACACCGGGACGCACCCCGCTCCGGCGACGAGCATATCCGTACCGGAGATCCCACCCCTGGTCTCGCAGCAGCAGGCGGCGCCCGCCCCGGTGCTGGCCGGCCGGGGGTGGGCCAGCGCCCGCCCGGCACGTCCTCGGTGCTCCGCGCCGGGCCGGGTCAGGCGAAGGTGCGCCGGGCCCAGGTACGGAAGTCGGTGGTGGGCAGGCCGAGGGCTCGGGTGGTCTCCGGACGGGCGGGGGTGCCGTTCGCGTTGATCCGCTCGACGGCGTCGACCATCGCCGGCAGCATGCCGCGTTCGACAGCCTCCTGCGGGGTGAGCACGGGCGCGACGACCGCCCGGCCGGTGACCTCGCTGAGGATCGCCGCCACCTCGGTCATGGTGAGCATGTCACCCGCGAGTTCGACGTCCAGGC
Proteins encoded in this region:
- a CDS encoding LacI family DNA-binding transcriptional regulator, producing the protein MNIGEIARRAGVSRSTVSYVLSGKRSVSEGTRQRIQAVIDELGYRPNASARALKEGRTRTLGLVIPPASQRLTDMQLGFVASVVEAAARHDLDVLLSPSGGDHDRSFERIVTGRRVDGVILMEIRLADDRVLRLTRAGLPFVTIGRTAEPHGMSWIDVDYAGLIARCVHHLADLGHRQVALVNRSEELVAAGYGPSHRALAGFRAATAERGLTGVEVCCGDDTASGEACVEQLLATCPDVTALATINEAALPGIQRALTSAGLSVPGDFSVTGVAARHWAEDFRPPLTAADVPMVEMGAEAVSFLLEIIATPGVVPRHRLYRPPVSLRSSTGPARSR
- a CDS encoding MGH1-like glycoside hydrolase domain-containing protein, with protein sequence MIPGIVMAMGFYASYLQLGVLNTLPGLILADSTLAVPFAVLIFTAFMSGIPDELLQAAVVDGAGRLRTFWSVVLPVSRNSIITVSLFAFLWAWSDFVFASTLAGGGRHQPITLGIYHYIGNNNQQWNAIMATAVVASVPAAALLVLAQRYVSAGVTAGAIKDRPPEPQAPSRTDHPNRRCRQGPTARTTERHPPPMTVAPSGPEFPIQEIPFSHHGSWFDLSPVVAEKTYADDLHLVSHQTGLHAVLRLTPTVAGTTVVATPTLLTWRSGTGRIEAVYDGTDTLRIRGRRIGLRISAAAHTLTPFSGTYLYLDPVDGSHVFTSYETGRRYRITVLSGVLLRAAGVTALGTADRFLELAGDQPWEIAIEEYATARRPYAGSVAFERLCRDRSAEFTAFVEAVAPWRGPDTPAAELAAYVLWSATVAPAGFVTRPAVLMSKHWMDKVWSWDHCFNAIALAPGEPELAWHQFHLPFDHQDESGALPDSVAHSEVLHNYVKPPIHGWALRQLRRRLPQPPDRAALAETYDRLARWTGFWLDARRAPGQDLPHYQHGNDSGWDNATTFDDDPVLQTADLASFLVAQLRCLADLATELGEPAYRWSREADRIRQGMLRDLWDGTRFIARSPRTGRRRASRSLLDLMPVTLGADLPAPVTAALARGVESHLTTHGLATEPTDSAHYLADGYWRGPIWAPSTVLVEDGLRRAGQTGLADDIGRRFLALCEKSGFAENFDAETGAGLRDRAYTWTASSYLILAATRAERRVTGG